tccgctgtggagactcaactccaacaagtgCTCGCCTCTATACAGCTTGTGACGGATCAACTCCAACTCCTCCAAGCGAATCCAACGGCTGCACCCGCTCTTCCTGAAGTAGTTATCCCgaagcaagcaaacaaggttcaaacgatTGACGACGACATGCCTGGGCTGGAAGATGACCCACCGTTGATCACCGCTGGAAAGGCTAAGCTTGATAACGTTCCTAAGACggagcaagatgaacgcttcACAAAGCTAGAAGAGAAGGTTAAGCAATTGCAAGGATCACAAAGCTCACTTCCGTTCAACTTGTCAGTGTAtgagaaagtcaagatgccaaagaaattTAAGATGCCAGAGTTCGAGAAGTACGACGGTACTTCCTGCCCGaaagctcatttgcagatgtatcACGTATGCATGGCCCAATATGTCAAGAATGAGCCTCTCATGATTCAATCGTTCCATGCTAGTCTGACTGGGCCTGCACTGAATTGGTACATAATGAAGAATATAAACCTTCTCGACGGAATGAAGTGACTGATGCGTTCCTAAAGCAatataagttcaacatggatattgcaccttcccgagaggatcttgagcggatggagaagaagaaaagcgagTCATTCAAGGAGTATGCTGTGAAGTGGAGAAATCTGGCCGCTCAAGTCACTCCAAAGCCTGCtgacaaggagctgatgaagttgttcgtcaagACTCTCCCATTTGAGTTTCGCAACCGAATGGCTAGCACATACGTTgagaacttcaaccaacttatccCGGTGGGTGAACAGATTGAAGTTGGGCTAAGAGATGGATGGTTCAATGAACCAACCAATCAAGGCAAAAtgttcaccatgaagaaagacaaagaacCAAGCACGGAAGTCAATGTCACATATGCACAATCTAGCAAGCCTCCAGTTGTTCATGTCCCTAAGAATCAACAAGGGGAAGGCCGACCGTCTACCCCTCGACAATTTGTTAAGAGGCAATTCACTCCTCTTCCTAGCCCTCTGTCCCAGGTCTTAAAGGTTCTTCAAAAGAAGGGGTTGCTGTCTTATGAGCCAAAGCGacccaatgctgaaaaattTTCCAACTGCGATCCCTCTAAGAAATGCGAGTATCATATGGGGGAAGTAGGACATTCGATCGATGAATGCTTGACTTTGAAACATAAGGTCCAAAACTTACCGGACACCAAGGCGTTTTCCTTGATGCCGCTCAACCGAATGTCCAAAAGAATCCTCTACCTGAGCATGAGGATAGGGTGAATGCCATTGATGGAGGACCTTTGGAAGAAATGGGCcctggcccacaagagtaatttattacttttgcacattcccctgCGCGGGAATTTTTATCACTTTCTAGTAATTTTATCGCTTTTTAGGAGTTATTGTCGCTATCTCGCGattgttttcgatttcttctttttcactttctttttaggacttgaattcacattttccattcaataaatgtaattgattgatgaatatcaatgaaattacaagttttattttgagggcgtgatgaggtacaccaaatcAGCCCGGTGATGTTATCCAACtgataaacaaaaagaaaaatccaaggagaattctgaggcctgggcttcatcatgctttctcgtgttaaaatgtttcgaaaaaatgcttttgtaaaagaatttcaaaaaaaaattcacaaaaaaaataaaatatgatttaccCCGTTTGTCTTTTTGATCCTTTTATTTCATGCTTCAGGGATAGTCATATACCATGCAAAGGTGTGGAAATGATCCAATCAAATTCCAGATCTTGggggcaagtttgctccaaattacaACCTATATGTGGCAAGGAAGGTACTTCCAAGAGGTGCCATCTTAGCaaaaatggatggtcgtgagttttcaaACTCCAATTAATTCTAATGctttcaagaagtattatccatgatagaatttgccatgtcatgttttgagcTGCAAGCATTTCTATGATGAGTAAATTGCCTTagtgaattgaattgttcaaatttgttgcaaatcttgcatttttcttccttgatgaattgtgtgagatggattgaatgtgtcaaatgggatactttgaaatgatgaaaggcaaaccccGTTCCATACATTGTTTCATACACCAACCCTCAGtgagttgagtgaaaaattccatgcctacgagaaaagggtgatctcgcaaaggatacgtcaaccaaggtgatgagaggcagtttCTTCTGCTACCCAAAACATTACTGGTATATCCATTGTTCAGCCCTTTGAGTccacacacatgaagagctttttaaattatccctgtcaagaatcatcCTATACTATgacaagatttgaaatgaatgataggaatttccttactcacacttgcatcaaccttcgagtattgctttcgCAGTGTAacttgtacgataatttaaagtgccttaggacgatgaagagcagttctttctctatcctatatactttatccattgcatagcccacttgagcctatgaattcgtTTCCTATTAAatccagttggtgatcatcccccacactggggcaaggcaagaaaaatcaaaccactcaagtagcatgGTTTACAATGCTGATAAAAAGATGAAGGTTGTGCAAgtaaaaaaaagtgcaaaaaatggggcatgaaaaagcagtgtgcctggtaaaagcaaagccaatgcccaaagaaaaaatcaaacacttgatgagatgagtcgtatccccaacaaggtggtacccaaaaaaagaaaaaaaaaactcaaatgttgagatGTTGCAATAAGTGGAATTgtgatgtgaagaaaatcttcgatGATGAGgaggaaaattgttggaaatgtcaagatgatcaccaactttgaccccataaacactttttgagccaaatgatcatttcatttctcaacccatgaacacaacctacgttacgtcccttacaaagtctcttcagattagggcacttgaattaacgtaaaagCTCATATGTTtggaagcatcgcttgaagaagtgcgagtaagataatttctgcttcatttctcatgtttcttggcttgtaaaccccaagatgattgtgaaatatcattcattttttaatagccTCGGCTCAAAGAGTCTCCTTTgctaagccgttgaccaagccagcattacggtccctgttaaagacctctcaaattggtaagtttgtaccacttgcgagattgctcgaacccttgtttggcatgatgatgaaagatagagtgattgtcacatatcctgcatcaatggtcaggatgaAACATCCCATTTTAATGAagatgagtgaaaagtcctttcagaccaagaGGTCCCCCATTTGTCACATCCATGATACTCATGTGTTTAGATCGGAACATTCTTTGTGTAATCTTTCCCAatcgaaattaggtgatgcaggCTTGATATAAATCATGGTTCATGAACCtcccttaaattaatgcatgtttgtgatcacaaatgcatattgctTCTCCTATAACCATGTTTTGTAGAAGACATTTCCCCCAGGAACAAAGATGATACCAGGTAAGTGTATCTCCATtcataccttaaatacttgtcattgtacaGGTATTTCCCTCTCAAATGCACCGGCACTCGACTCAACGGAGTTGTCTCCCAGAAGTTTTCCTCAGATTTGGGCGATCGAGGAAATGTTCGAGTCCTGGTTAGATAATCAATGTTGCAATGCTAGGCGACCGTAAAAAGCACGGGTCCTGGATATGTAACACTGACTACTTTGGATCATTCTagcctccttgaaggtaagatattcTAGGTAAGTTTCTttaccattttccaaaaattagacatctcagtttggatctggatgtctccaTTCTTTTCGTTGAACATTTTACTCTGGATGCGAATGTTCTTCGACCTTTTTCGTTATActttagtctggatctaggtatttcgagcttctaaaatcatgacatctctgtTTGGACCCGGATGTTTTGATTATTTTCGTTAGAGCATTTCActgatgtgaatgttcttcgatcNNNNNNNNNNNNNNNNNNNNNNNNNNNNNNNNNNNNNNNNNNNNNNNNNNNNNNNNNNNNNNNNNNNNNNNNNNNNNNNNNNNNNNNNNNNNNNNNNNNNCACCATCAAGAAGAGGGGAGAAACAAAACGACACCCATCAAATTCTCTCAGCTCCAGAAACCTCGAACCAGAAgcaaatttcgaaaattcattCTAGTCTTCCGATGAGCCTACTCTAAGCATGCTTAGCCGAGCAACAAatttggagaaagaaagagagagagagagagagagagagagagagagagagtggagaaTGAAGCAACATCAGGGGCGAGTCATCAGATAATCACGAGGaatcaagaaaagcaagaaagctCGAGGCGCGGGAAATCTTCCCGGGAGTCGAAGCAGTAGCGGCTAacgaataaaaagaaaaaaaaaaagaaaacagatgGATCGGACGTGGCCATCGTGCAATAGAAATCAATTGAGACGACGGGGATCGAGAGACTTCAATTCTACCGATAATCGGAGACGCCATCAAGAGAAGCAGCGACGAGGGGGGTCCGGAGGATTACCGGTGAACGGAAGACCACGAGCTTCCGAGGAGGGCGGGGCGCGATCGGTCTCTTCTTCGTTTGCCGGGGGCGATTCTACTCCTCCCTCCGCAAGAGGTGGCAGCTGGAAACGACACCACCAGCTTCAGCTCGTCTGACCAAAGTATTTTTCTCACACTCTCCTTCCCCCGTTTGCAGACACGgcgagcgagagcgagagatgGGACAGGAAAGTGCTCTAGACGATGTCGTTTTGCGAGCGGCGTGCGGGACGGTGCTCTAAACGCTGAAGTGACGAGGTCGTTTTGAAGCGCCGTGTTCTATTTTCTCTTTGGGCTTTTGGGCCTTTTCTCCTCATCTATTCTCCGATTTGGAATCTGGGCCGAGACGAAAAGTTTATAGTTTATAgcaaaaatctaatttcaacatagtattccaattttattttgttttttagaacAAGACGACTTGTAAAGGGTTAGGTTATACGTTGAAATACCGTCGCCAAGCGAAAcggaggaaaatgattttcgaattttgtattaatgtcaacaaaaatttatatatatgtaacaTGTTATaatggataataaaaaaaaattcatatactCATTTTTTGCAAGTGATACATATGGTCATATTTAATAAAATGTCTTCTAAATCCATATCTTCAGCGGAAAACGGactataaaattttcaaatttttattcttaacaTAACCGTTAATGTAAAAAAGAGACGCTTTTTTATTGTGGAAAAAATCATAGGAAAGACATTTTTTACTTGTACAGAATATCCACGCACGCGTGGGAATTGTTTTATTTCCGCTTTCGTTAAAACCCAACCCTCAGAATTTATTAATTCGTTGAAAATTCGACGTTCGGAAACACGGTttgagaaggaaaggaaaataacaacTCTGGAGATTTCTCGTTGTCTTTATATTTCGAATGGATATATACGAGTTAATCTTCACAATTACTAATTacgttttttgttcaatttatgGAATGACTATAGCAGCTTCAagcagaaaaagacaaaaaaatggTGGGCGGTGAGATCCAGAGTAACAGTAGGATCGATCATTCCTCAATCAGCGAATCAAGCTCCAGCGAGCTTCTCAGTACATCGTCCAGactctttccctcttcttcttcttcttcttctccactgCTCGTCACTGCACCGCCGACGCTCTCTTCCGAGgcggagccgccgccgccgccgccgccgaaacAACCCTCGCCTTCGACGCCGCTCGAGCCCTCGCTGCTGGCCCGCGTCCTCCTCAACCTCCGCCTGCACGACCTCAACCGTTCTTCCAACGCCCTCCGCCGCGACTCCTGGCTCGCCACCATCCGCCGGAGCGACTCGATCACCTCCCAGTCGTACTGCTGCTTCTGCTCCGCTAGCCGGCGGTCCTGGTTGGCTGTCATCTCGATCGCGCTCTTCTCGCTCTGCAGCCGCAGTATCAGGGACATGGCCTCGTCGGCGGCCGACGCGGCCGCGATCCGCTCCTTCTCGAGCTCCTTCGTCGCCGCGATTGCTCTCCGCCTCTCGATCTTCACCATCTTCCTCAGCGCTAGAACGTCGAACACTTCATCCTCTAGACAGGAGCATTCtctatcctcctcctcctcctcctccgcctcctcatcttcttcttcgacgAGTTTGTTGGCTTTACCCGCGCTTCCCCTCACGAGCGCTTTACCGGTCACCGATTCGTGCGATTCCGGCGAATCGAGAGCCTTCAGAGCCTTCAAATCGACGCGATTTCGAGAAACCTCATCTGAATCCCCCAATTTCGGCAAGGCCTTGAGCCCTAACCGCGCGATCAGCACGAGGGCGACGGCCGCGAGGACCTGGCGGGAGCATTGTTGGATCGCGGAGACGCcgtcctcgccgccgccgccgccaacgcTCCCGCCGCTCAGCAGCTTGAGCAGCGACGCCCACTGCGATGCGGAGAGCCTGATCAGGAGGAGGTGGGAGAATCGCTTGAGCAAGTCGAGAAGGAAGCACGCGGTTaccaagagagagagggggccgAGGAGCCGCATGTGGTCCCCGGAGAGGCTCAGGCTTCCGTGGCGCCGGCGCTCACCACCATGTCCTCGTCGATCGATGCGTCCTGAATCCGGCGCCGGACCGAGGGAGAGCGGGAGAGGCGTTCTCGGAAATCATCGCGAAGATCAAAGCGGGCGGATGGGGCAGTTCAGTGGTCAATGCCAAAGAACGGATTGATTGTGATGGGATATCCACCTGGTTttagagagagagtgagggagcaCGTGGAGATCTGGGAGACGAAGATGACGGCGGATAAATCGAAGAAAGGTGGTCAGACCATACCTTTTAAatgcaaactttttttttttttttgagcgacccaaaaaatgaaaaattttcacggtgaaaataattgttttttctctttgttttttgccagaaagaaagaaatataacTGGGAAAATGCTTTCCTTACAtctgtgtgtgtatatatatatatatatatatatatataaaccagcCATAAATGTACTGATTGAtgaggaaatctcttcagaTCATAATAAgaagttaattattttttctcatatcATAAGATAAAAGTTAAACAGACACGACGCGCTTCTTCTTTTGGGATTTATGAAAAAGCGATCcgtcaaaaaattaaatatcattaagatttcatgcatttatgaagcattatatgcaAATATACGGGTTAATAGTTGAGTATTTCGAGagtttcgaattttaaaaaaggaagtCAAAATGCATAAACTAGACAGATCCTAAATTAAGATTAAAACTaagcaaaatttttaatttatgaaaatcaAGTCAAATAATGTAAACAAAGAAGCCGCGCGAGGTGCATGAAGTTACCGTTTTAACTCTTGCTCATGAATTTCCTGTAAGCTCTTTGTCTATAAGAAAATGATAACATATAGCGCGAGCCCATGCGTAGCTTGCATATGTTAATAGCTTTCAAAGTGaataaaaggaaggaagaaatcATGCCAGTTTTGGAAGGTGATCGAACGTATTAAGAATGAAATGTACGTTAATTAGCTCTATCTTGGTAGAATTCACCTTTTGTGTTCTTCCCATGATCGACTGCATATAGAAAGTATTGAAAGCATGGGATAACTACCTCGTTTACATCATAAATATTTCGAGGTTTGCTCTTGTAATGACAGTTTACGAATATAATTGCCACTCAAGCTCAATTTGTTTCATGGATAATACTCTTTGTATTTTTAGCGTTTGAATCGCTCAGGAAATgaatcaattgaaaatatttttaattattggaaaatttataattgaattcaaaaatatgatttcCTTTCTATAAAAtcggaaatcattttccaaaatatgactagaTATCAACGCTTAGACAAAAAAACTCTACGATTGACACGATAACCCCAATGCTTATCAAGGGCTAGGGCTAGGCTTGCCGATGTCCATGAGGTTGGGCTCCAAACTTGGGTACTAGGGGTGGGGCCCATCAAGGCTAGGATTGAGACCCCAGAGCCTAAGCTCTGATCCTAGATGTTCGAGTCTAGGTCCATCGAGGCTGGAATTAGAACTTTGGAGCTAGTCACTAGTGCTCAAATAATGGATatttatttaggaaaattaaattagatttttcttattaaacgatgaaaaatattttctaattttatttttaggtttcaACTAGATAcggaaaatattgttattttttgaaatataacttcctagaaagtattttccaaaaatatcacatttttgcaaaacaaaaggaTCCTTTATCGTgcatttgtttcattgaaaatttcacgataaaagaaattatttttcaccaagaaaaatagttaatttttatttgtttcatgaTTTAGGGAAAGTGAATTCCTTCTTACTAGAAGGAGAAGTTATTTTAACTCAATTTGAACTTATTTTTTTCGGTCCATGAAAAAGTTTTTtgtaaatcaattaattttctgCGGTCAAATCAttggaaaattggaaaacaaatTCCTAGAAAAGAGTATTCTTTCAAACAAACAGACCCTTGGATTatgtttgtttcattgaaaaattcatTATTCTTGTCAAATCTAAATTTGTTGTTTTCGGTGcatgaaaatattctttttttttttttttttttttttttttttttttagatcatCTAATTTTTCGCCATTTGAACGaacaagtttaaaaaaaaaaaaaaaactgaaaaagttataaaataatgtttcggatataaatttttttttcaaaaaaagggaCCACTAAACAACCTTTAGAACCGCATTTTTCATCGCCCAAAGATGTGAATGACGAGGCTCGCAACTGGGCGGAATCCTGGCATCGAGAAAGAGCAGATGCACGGGAAAATGATCGAAATGCCTCAGGGACCACGTGATCATCATCGAGAACCATGCAGAACCCCAAGTACCATCGTCATCATTTACTATTCTATCTCTCGCCAAGTGGAACGTCCATTGCTGTGTTATCCTCTCTTTTCAGTAAAGAAGAGGTGGGAAGAAGGTGGTGGCGAATTCTGTAATGATCAGATCACCAGCAACCATTTCTAGGGTTTGTCATGAACTTGCATGATTTCCCCGAGCGCATATGAAGTTTCATAAGTTCGCCCACTAGTTCCTTTATTTAATAATGCAACGGATTCAGCGCTGCTTGAAAGCACGAGCAAGGATTCTTTTTAGGCTAGATCCTCCGCCTTCAAAAATACAGAAAGTTCAGGTTATTTTACCGAGTCAACGACACCCGATCCACACATATTTTGGATCGAACCCTAACCCAACAATAAACACAAAATACCACATAAGTTTCCATGGTTTGTGTGTTGCTATTAGGAACAAACGGTTCGAACCACGTTGTTTTGGAATGCTTCAATCCACGAAAGAGGCGAAGTCGTTAACATGAAGTCATTTTTAGACAATCTGTCTAGCCCACTGAGATCGATAGGGTGACGGAAGGGGAAGACAATAAGAATGATACATACAATGAGGAACTATTTTTGTAAACGAGGCTTGAGTTTTCGTCAATCTTACTTGCACTAATGTTCGTCGGCGTTACAAGAAGATACTTGAGACTATGTAAACGTATCTTGCAAAGGAGCAACATAACTCATGACTGGCATTTTTTAGGGGAGCGAGAGAATTGGAGATTAAAAATTGAGTATGCTAATCGCTTGTCTTATTGAAGAACGACTCGTATAGTCTGGATTTTATTTGTTCTCTCCCAACCTCTCCGGACAATCTCGGATCGGCCACACCAAGAAGCATCCGTAACCCACATAGATCCCAAACCCACTCGACTAATTGTATTGAGTACTCTTTAGTCGACCATCGTTCAATTGACCTTCTTCGAATGCTATCTCAAGAGCAACTACTCTGAAACTGTACACATTAGATTCCTTAGTAGCTTTGTCTATTATGAGACATTCGGTAGCCATGTATCCGCATGTTCCTGCTAAGACAGTGATTGGTGATCCCTTATCATGATCGACAAGCCTAGTTAGGCCAAAGTCCTCTAGTTTGACATTGAAGTCAGTATCCAACATCATGTTGCTCGACTTGATAATCCCATGCAAGACGCATTGATTGCCCAATCCGTGCATATGTTGCAATGCGGAAGCCAAGTCTCGAGCGATTCTATGTCTCATCTCCCACGAGAGCAAGCTAACGCCTTTGAAGAGATGCAAGTCCAGGCTCCCATTGGGCATGAATTCGTATGCGAGCAGCAGTTTTCCCTTCTCATGGCACCAACCTATAAGTTGTACCAAGTTCCGAGGCCTCAACTGGCTGATGATCTTTACCATGGACGCATCCTCTTTGATCCCTTGCGTAGAGTTCCTCAAGCCACGCTTGACTGCCAAATAAAAGTTCGATTCCTTCAAAAGACCCTTGTAAATGCCACCGAACCCGACTTGAATATGTTAAtagttttcaaaatatataagtaGATAAATCTTTGAAGAATTCACCTTTTGTTTTCCTCCTATGATATGATCGAGTATATATAGAAAGTGTTCGAAGCATGGGATGACTAGCTCGTTAAATAATCAATATCTTGAGTTCTTAATATTTCTGGTATTATTTCATAAAGGGTTGTTCTCTGACGAGTTCACGAGGATATTCATCACTTAAATTATGTTTGCTTCactgaaaaatttataatagaagaaataattttctatgaaatttgtatttatttggtaatttagagaaaactatttttgaaaagtcatttttcttgactttaaacttgttatttttggcctatggaaaacattttctatagAGGATTAGTTTTGAGCCATCTAAATACGGAAAAGTCGGAAAACAAtttttaggaaataatttattttttttctgaacAAACGGATCCTTAGATAACAACGAGAACGATAAGGTCATTCGCAAAACCAAAGTACCATCACCATTATCCTTCCATCATTTGCTTCTTTATCTTGCGCCAAGGGGAACGTCCATTGCTACgtaaatcttcatttttcaGTAAAGAAGATAAAGCAACGAATTCAGTGTTGCTTAAAAGCACGATAAAGGATTCTTCTAATGACTTCTTGCGAGCAATTCAACAACGCACAACAAACACGAACCCAACAATAAACTCAAAAACCACACAAACCTCAATCGTATGTGTGTTGCTATTAGGAACAAATGATTCGATGGATGCTGTTTTAGAATACTACAATCCATGAAAGAGGCGAAGTCTTTAACATGAATACGTTTTTCAACAATCCCTCTAGCCCACCAAGATCGATACGATGACGGAAGGGGAAAATGATCAGGATGATAGATACAATGGGGAATCGGTTTTGCAAGCAAGGCTCGAGGTTTCTTCAATCTTGCTTGCACTACTGTTCGCGGCAATACAAGAAGATGCTTGAGATGTAAACATATCTTGCGAAGGAGCAACATCCCTCATaacaggcattttttttttatgggagtGAGAGCATTGGAACTTCGAAATTGAATACGCTAATTGCTTgttgttgggattaacggatccccaaaaaccggattcgacactaaatcgaacccctaaaatgaaTGGGGAAGACGAaacccgggaaaaacacgtatcaccgatcctaaagcacatcacggattcgagcgtaccttgttagccacagattaaacaccaatgctgaaaatcgaggaagaaattctgatcccgtttgatccgatgacgtcgattggccttgaagggaagacagcgtcgccttaagcgttttcttctttttggagggagagagggagaggaacgtacgtgcGTTATTATGCCAAAGGGtgtgttcctccctctctctttctccttttatacgttcCCTCCAACAAAGGAACGtaccttcatccatgggccctattcctatgggccgggcttttaggcccaacatgggcggacgagcCTTAAGCCCAACAttaaaaaccatcatctcccactcgcacatggtgggctgaacagaattctctttacctctcttcaacattcataccagtgaataatccgtgcgactagcatactttgagagctcgttgccatacatctgttaggaatatataacagctcataatgggcatcacactccgagtagatttagtatgcagcaccctagatcgattgatcacatttatatctctcttgatctcttttaaacaatgatatatatattgtattcacaattatgattatcacaaagacagtcataattggttaaccggtgaatacaaaaactacaatgtgattctccaaattcgatatTCCTCTTCctttcaaactctcaatttcagttcagcttgcttttctagaaatgtcccattagatcgaatcaactcatgaccattggcaacatcctaagatagcaaatactaaatagaaatcttgagaataagtaagagtcatgaggggactaaaaaattgaggaactcttttcctcaagagtctcacacgacataaaagttgagatcaaacttttgccactcttattggtcgtttcatgcatacgtagtatgaaatacgtattacggtattaactaaTTTCTCATGGATCGTATGTCTATAcatttcaataccgtacagatgatagtccagacatacc
This genomic stretch from Eucalyptus grandis isolate ANBG69807.140 chromosome 3, ASM1654582v1, whole genome shotgun sequence harbors:
- the LOC104419871 gene encoding probable myosin-binding protein 5: MRLLGPLSLLWASLLKLLSGGSVGGGGGEDGVSAIQQCSRQVLAAVALVLIARLGLKALPKLGDSDEVSRNRVDLKALKALDSPESHESVTGKALVRGSAGKANKLVEEEDEEAEEEEEEDRECSCLEDEVFDVLALRKMVKIERRRAIAATKELEKERIAAASAADEAMSLILRLQSEKSAIEMTANQDRRLAEQKQQYDWEVIESLRRMVASQESRRRALEERLRSCRRRLRRTRASSEGSSGVEGEGCFGGGGGGGSASEESVGGAVTSSGEEEEEEEGKSLDDVLRSSLELDSLIEE